The Sulfolobales archaeon DNA window AGGGCTGTGGCATCATCAGCCTATTCAGAGGGTATTCTTGTGACGACGCATAGACTATCAACCATAGCGAAGATCGTTGTTGATGCTGTGGTTGGATCGCCATCGTATCTCGTTGTGGATGAGGCTGAGGACTTCGTACTCAAAGCTCTCGAGCCCAGAGACCCTGCTGAGATCGAGCCGCTTAGGATGGATCCCACTGTATGGAGGAGGATAACACGTATATACGAGAAGATCGGCGGCAAGTATTATCTAAAACCAGGTTATGTCATGACATCCATGAGGTATATGCTCCTATCAGCAACGATACCAGGCACCCTGAGGATTGTCTTCGAGCAGGTAGCTGGCTACGATGATATTGACAGGATAGTCCCGCCGAGCAGGGATGATATATTCATATTCCACAGGGATGTCATATCATCATCGGATATAGAGACCTCGCCCCACAAGGTGGTGAGGGTTGTCTCCGGCATATGCAGGCCGGCTGTGGATGGTGGCGGGCTATGTGCTGTTATCTCTAAGAACAAGAGATCCACGTCTCTCATAGCTGATGGGCTGAGGAGGCTTGGGATACCAGCTATATCGGATCAGGATCAGGTTGTGAGGATACCTAGTGGATACTCAGGAGCAGTGATCATAACTGTTGGTGGCAGGTTCTACAGGGGTGTCAGCCTCCCAGAGGCTGATGTTGTTGTATCCCTCTTCCAGAGGCACTACCAAGACCCCGAGCACCCAGTGTTATCGGCTATATCTGCTAACAGCCTTGACTGGAGATACGCATATGAGCTCTCGATGGCAGCCAATCTACAGGCGTCGTATCGGTGTAATAGGAGCGGTGGTAAGAGGCATGTGATGGTCTTCCTCGATACCAGATATAGGGAGGCGTTCTCATCATTCTACGCCGATGAGATGAGGAGCAACAGGATCTACACAGAGCTCATCGAAGTAGACAGCGTGGAGGATGCTGTGAAGACAGTCGAGAAGATCTTCTAGATCCGTATATAAGCCTTCTAACCCAATAATATCTTTTTGGGGATAGTATGTGGAGATGGAGCCCATTTGGATCCGGCTATAGAAACACGATATGCCCATCATGCGGTGGGAGGGGGTACTGTAGGGAGTGCTTTGGCAGGGGCAGGATCAGGACTACCTGCTCTGAATGCCTCGGAAGCGGTGTAGTTGGGAGCGGCAGCACAGGGGCATGGAGGAGATGTAGATATTGCGGAGGCTCTGGATACGTGTATGAGCAGTGCTACAGATGCGGAGGATCCGGTACCTGCAACACTTGTGGGGGCTCTGGATATATATGACTAGTCCGCAGGTGTTCGCGGCACTCGCAGATCTATTCATGGAGATCGCATCCATCCTAGGGATCAAAGGATCTAGATGCACATACACATTCCCAGCAGAGTTCGAGGAGGTTCTCTCATGCCCATCATCAGCAATATCCGTTGAGAGGATAGATGGAAGGGTTGTTGCATACGCAGAGTGCGGATCTAGATATGCTGTTGCAGAGATAGCGAGGGGTGTTGCAACGGCTAGGGGGAGGAGGATCGGCTATATAGAGTGTGGAGAAGAAATATACATGATCAAGCTAGTAGCTGTGGGCAGGAAAAAAGAAAAGGGCTAGCGAACAACAGCTCTTTTTCTCTTCTCCATCTCCTCCATCATAGCATGTCTCTCCTGCATCTTTCTAAGGATTGCATTCTGTGCCTCTATGGCTAGGTTATAGAGGTGGTGGTTGATCATAACCGCTGCGTATGCGTGTGGATCACTCATTATGAGCCCAAGCTCGACCCTCGCAGGGCCTGGGTCGCTCAGCGAGATAGCGAGATCATTAACCCGGTTCAACCTGGACTCCAGGCTCTTAACCCTCCTAGTATTCTGATCTTTTTTCATCTGCTGCTTCTCAGCATCCTCAGCAGACATATAGACCCCCAATAGATGTGACCGTGGAAAAGGGTTTTGTTTGCCGGTGTAGCTATATGCTTATCTGTGCCTGGAAATGCTTTGGATAGCCATGCCTGCCCGGCATAGGAGGATCCCGCCTTCTAGGGCTGTGTCAATAGCTCTTCGAACCATGGTAAGGGCTGCTAAGGCTTTCTTCCACCAGTCCTACATCTATCAGAGGATCGCTATGCTCATACAGCTCTCATTTATATTGGTTATAGAGGTTATCAGCATATACCACCTATACAGATCTGTGGATCCCCTCTACCTCGAGATCGGGCTCTCCGCCATGGCAGCCTCACCGCTGATCCTCATATATATGGCTCCACATGCCAACCTGTTCAACTTCTCGCTCTACATAGCATCCTCCCTAGCCTCGTACTACGCAGGGCTCACACAGAGCCTCCCAGTACATGGCTTTGCAATAGCAGCATCTCTAGCAGCCATCTCGCCGAGGCTTAGATTCACGCTTGACTCCCCAGTTGTTGAGAGGGCGATTGCGAGAGGGTTCTCGATCCTCAGGTCTAGCATTAGGAGGAGTGCCATCCCCCTAACCCTGTCCGAGCTGAGGGCCAGGCTGCTTGATAACATCCTCACCGTCGCATCTTTTATAGTGTCGTTTGTAGCCTTCATGGCTACGAGGAACCCTGTTATGTCTCTATCTCTCATCCTGTCTATGCTACTGCTGTTCGTGCTGGTTTTCGGCATCTTCATGTCTCCAGCACAGATAGATGTTAGGTTCATCTCTGGAAAGGGTATCTTCAGGATCTACAGGAACTTCGCAAGGTATAGGGGGCTTCGAAGCCTTGCCGAGAGGATTGGTAGGACGATAGCTGATGATCTTGAGAGGGCAGGCATATCTGTGGATCCAATGCTCTATGCTGCTAAATATCTAAGCTACTCCCTGATCCTTCTATCCATATCTCCATCTATATATACTTCCATCGTGATCCTGGTGCCACAAGCCCCATATATATCGATCGCATCGTTGGTCGCCCCGATCATCCCCATCGCCGCTATGAGGATAGCTATCCAGACGGCTATCTCTTCGAGGAGATCTAGGCTTGAAAAGGCATACCCGTTCTTCACAGTCCTATCAGCAGTAGCTATAATAAACGGTGTGAGGGATCTTGAGAAGATATTCGAGATGTTCATACCGGGATCCAAGGCCTCTGAGTTGCTTCCACAGATGTCTACAGAGGCGTCTATCCTCCTCAGATACGTAAGGATCATGGGTCTGACCCCTGTGCAGGCGATCGATAGATATATCTCCTACTGCCCCAGTGAGAGCTTCAGAAGCTATATGAGGGGTTATGTCAATCAACTAGCAATCGGAACTCCTCTGAAGGATTTCGCTGTGAGGATGGTTATGGAGGCTCTGGAGCTTATGAAGAGGAGGTTGGAGGGTCTCGGTGCTATTCTCAACACGATGCTTACGATCTTCATAACAGCCCTCTCATTCCCAGTACTCCCCCTGATCATGGGTGTGCTTCTAAACCCAGAGAGCGTTGTCCCGATGATAATCGCTATGATGCTTATGGGAGGGCCGCTGGCATATATCCTCTTCAACATGGCGGCGAGCAAGATATCCGTGTCCTTCCCGAACAAGCTTCCGAGGATGAAACTGTTCTACCCATCGGCAGGGCTGATCATTGGGACGGCTTTGGCACTCGCACTGATATACTACCTCGGACAGCCTGTCTCGATAGCATCTACAGTCCTCTTCATATCCTTCCTAGCAGGGCTTGCGATCGACTTTAGAAACGCGTATAGAGAGGCCGCTGAGGTTGAGAGAAACATAGTTGTGTTCCTCAACTCAATAGCGGATCTCGTGGAGGTCAGGAGCGTGGGCAAGGCATTGGAGTATCTCATAGTCGAGACCAGGAGGGCAGGCGGCTCTAGGTTTGGTAGGAGCTTCATGGAGATCATTGAGAGGATGGCGTCATATCTCCAAAAGGGAGATCCGCTTGCGAAGGCAAGCTGGTTCTCAGGATCATGGCTGATGAGGTTTGTCCAGGTTGTTCTCTCGCAGGTTGAGACAGCTGGGCAGAGATCGAAGGAGGTTATCAAGATGCTAGGCTGGTTCTTCTCCGACTACATCGTGATCGTGAGGACAACGAGATCCAGGCTATTCATGGCGGTCGGGATCATGATGATGGTTCCAGCTGTTCTCGTCATAGTGTTGTCGGCGGCGATGGGTATTGTGAGCAGCGCCTCATCAGTTGTTGCAAAGGCAAACATCGATGTGGAGGCACTTCTCAGCCAGGCTAGGAACATACCCGTGCCGAAGAGCGTGCTATCCCTTGTAACCGGTAAGGGTATTGACACATCTGTGGCGGGCCTCGTGGACTTCCTCATAGTCGAGATCGGGATTGTCCTATCGCTCGCAGCCTCGAAATCGATCTACGGGACGCTCCGGGCAGCAAGGATACCCCTCATCATGTCCATCTTCATCCTCGCATTGCTGCTCATGAAACCACTATTCATCCAGATGATGATAATAAAATAGTTGGCAAACCTCGCCTTTGAAGGCGGGGTTAGATTTTTAAGCCCCCAATCCATTTGCTAGTTACCAGCGAAACCCCGCCCTGAAGGGCGGGGAAGGGGTCATAATACCAATGAGATAGCTTTTCCAATACATCTTTGGGAGACAATATGAGCCAGATAGCATGGGTGGAGTATCTAGGCAAGGTGCTGAAATACCTGGAGGAGGAGAACGAAAGAATAGTCAGCGGAAAGGCGGATAGACTGGAAACAGTGCTAGCTATTGACCAGGCTCTGCAGATCCTCGGCGAGAGTGTTAAGAACTGGATAGCGTGGATCAGAAGACCAGATGTCCTGGAGCTCTTCGACGAGAGCGATTGGAGGAGGGTCTGGGCTAAGATCTACGAGCATGCCAAGGGCATACTGACAGAGGATATGATCCACACGGCGGAGTATGAGGAGAGGATAAAGAGGACAGGGCCGCGGAAGATATCAGCGGCTATAGAGACACATCAGAGGGAAACACATAGCACACCAACATCTATGTAGCACATGCTTTCCCAATCAACCGCTCCTTTATATCTACTCAGTATATTTTTGGGAGTTAGAAAGTGAGAGGCTTACAATATATAGCTGCTATCGTCGCCCTAGCAATGCTTTCAGTGGCATACGCAGGTGTGTTTGTCTACTACCCGATAAATGTTAGCCTATCGCCTGTGAATCCTCCGATAGTGTTTGCACAAGGCAGCAACGCGGGACAGCCGGATCTTGGAGGCGGTGGGACACCATATACCAGCAACACAATAGTTGCTAGCCCCGGTTCAAACGGTGCGAGCCTCTCGATAACGCTGCACCCGACTTACCAGCATAACTACTACTACAACATCAGCCTCATAATAAACAACGATGGAAAGGCATACTATATAACATTCAGAGTCCTCACAGCCATGACCCTCCCAGCAGGCTCCGCTGCCAGGCTCATCATATTCAACGCACCCAGCGGCGGATCTAAGGTTGCAGATGTGAACCTTCTAGCCACTGGAGATACATCTGCAACTGCACAGATACCTGCTGGTGGAAAATGGAGGATAGATATCTACATACTAATACCAGAGGGATCAAC harbors:
- a CDS encoding DUF2153 family protein, with amino-acid sequence MSQIAWVEYLGKVLKYLEEENERIVSGKADRLETVLAIDQALQILGESVKNWIAWIRRPDVLELFDESDWRRVWAKIYEHAKGILTEDMIHTAEYEERIKRTGPRKISAAIETHQRETHSTPTSM